Proteins from one Deltaproteobacteria bacterium genomic window:
- a CDS encoding acyltransferase, which produces MPRVAVAQFSGNVDWRENIAAVRRLARRAAEAGADMVCFHEVASTIYPAFTNDPEFFRLAESEDGPSVTEARNIAREAGLSVVYPFFEREGDHYYNSAVVFGRDGERLTKYRKNTIPSGLGRLVGTSGSEEYYFAPGDLGFPVVQTDLGVKLGLNICYDRNLPEPARCAALNGAELLCVPVTSTQRARSRWEMLLCARAVENVMYVAAPNRVGVDRGGAPEFYFGESLIINPRGEIVAHASATEEDVVWADLDLDLLESQRKNWIFFTDRRPDEYAAIRR; this is translated from the coding sequence ATGCCGCGGGTGGCAGTCGCACAGTTCAGCGGGAACGTGGATTGGCGGGAGAACATCGCCGCGGTGCGTCGGCTGGCGCGGCGCGCCGCCGAGGCGGGCGCGGACATGGTCTGCTTTCACGAGGTCGCCAGCACCATCTACCCCGCGTTCACCAACGACCCGGAGTTCTTCCGGCTGGCCGAGTCCGAGGACGGTCCGTCGGTGACGGAGGCCCGGAACATCGCGCGGGAGGCGGGCCTGTCGGTGGTCTACCCGTTCTTCGAGCGGGAAGGGGACCACTACTACAACAGCGCGGTGGTGTTCGGCCGGGACGGAGAGCGGCTCACCAAGTACCGCAAGAACACGATCCCCAGCGGCCTGGGGCGGCTGGTGGGGACCAGCGGCAGCGAGGAGTATTACTTCGCGCCGGGGGACCTGGGCTTCCCGGTGGTGCAGACCGACCTGGGCGTCAAGCTCGGCCTCAACATCTGCTATGACCGCAACCTTCCGGAACCGGCCCGGTGCGCCGCGCTGAACGGCGCGGAGTTGTTGTGCGTGCCGGTGACCAGCACCCAGAGGGCGCGCTCGCGCTGGGAGATGCTGCTGTGCGCACGGGCGGTGGAGAACGTAATGTACGTGGCGGCGCCCAACCGGGTGGGCGTGGACCGGGGCGGGGCGCCGGAGTTCTATTTCGGCGAGAGCCTGATCATCAACCCGCGCGGCGAGATCGTCGCGCACGCCAGCGCCACCGAGGAAGACGTGGTGTGGGCGGACCTGGACCTCGACCTGCTGGAGAGCCAGCGCAAGAACTGGATCTTCTTCACGGACCGGAGACCCGACGAGTACGCGGCGATCAGGAGGTGA